A genomic region of Vanessa tameamea isolate UH-Manoa-2023 chromosome 11, ilVanTame1 primary haplotype, whole genome shotgun sequence contains the following coding sequences:
- the LOC113400901 gene encoding DCN1-like protein 5, with amino-acid sequence MPRCSKRTRSGAPAAELLPGTTSLEDHHHHKRSRNTSSRRHSKSEDTSFSVKKCLTWFKEYTTVSEPDVLGPEGMEKFCEDLGVDPENVVMLVIAYKMGAKQMGYFTQEEWIKGLTELQCDNVHKLQNKLEYLRSLLNDPYIFKAVYRYSYDFARDKDQRSLDTSTARALLGVLLPRWALRAALGDFLSRERRYRVVNRDQWCNILEFSRTVDAQLTTYDADGAWPVMLDEFVEWLRAERGGDSSMLAS; translated from the exons ATGCCGCGGTGCAGCAAGCGCACGCGCAGCGGCGCTCCCGCTGCAGAACTATTGCCTGGCACTACCTCTCTTGAAGATCATCATCACCACAAACGTTCCAGAAATACTAG TTCCAGAAGACATTCCAAATCAGAAGACACAAGTTTCAGTGTAAAAAAATGCCTAACTTGGTTTAAAGAATACACAACAGTTTCAGAACCAGATGTTTTAG GACCAGAAGGCATGGAAAAGTTTTGTGAAGACCTCGGTGTTGATCCAGAGAATGTTGTGATGCTAGTCATTGCATATAAAATGGGTGCCAAACAAATGGGTTATTTTACACAAGAAGAATGGATAAAAG GTTTAACAGAACTTCAATGCGATAATGTGcacaaattacaaaacaaattagaatatttacgCAGTTTACTCAATGACCCCTATATATTTAAGGCAGTGTACAGATATTCATATGATTTCGCGAGA GACAAGGACCAGCGCTCGCTGGACACGAGCACGGCGCGCGCGCTGCTGGGCGTGCTGCTGCCGCGCTGGGCGCTGCGGGCGGCGCTGGGCGACTTCCTGTCGCGCGAGCGCCGCTACCGCGTCGTCAACCGCGACCAGTGGTGCAACATCCTCGAGTTCAGCCGCACCGTCGACGCGCAGCTCACCACCTACGACGCCGACGGCGCCT ggCCAGTAATGTTAGACGAATTTGTAGAATGGCTACGAGCTGAGCGAGGTGGGGATTCCTCAATGCTGGCCAGCTGA